In Dermacentor silvarum isolate Dsil-2018 chromosome 2, BIME_Dsil_1.4, whole genome shotgun sequence, the following proteins share a genomic window:
- the LOC119440140 gene encoding cuticle protein 10.9 has translation MIAKILVATLIPVVLSEGPFGPQGRFLGGFRGPLVGAAATPGISSIEPVYPAQPYSFGYDNVDEFGTQSYHKEQGDANNVKTGTYGYRDASGIYRRVSYVADANGFRATVDTNEPGTAPGYSADAVFNAKPVTVPAAAKSASAPVPAYAAPVAFGQAPWSG, from the exons ATGATTGCCAAG ATCCTGGTCGCTACCCTTATCCCTGTCGTCCTCTCTGAGGGACCATTTGGACCACAGGGCCGCTTTCTCGGCGGCTTTCGCGGACCTCTTGTAGGAGCAGCCGCCACCCCAGGCATTTCCTCGATCGAGCCAGTCTAC CCTGCGCAGCCATACAGCTTCGGCTACGACAACGTGGACGAGTTCGGCACGCAGTCCTACCACAAGGAGCAGGGCGACGCCAACAACGTGAAGACCGGAACGTACGGCTACCGCGACGCCAGCGGCATCTACCGACGGGTGTCATACGTGGCTGACGCCAATGGCTTCCGCGCCACCGTCGACACCAACGAGCCGGGAACGGCGCCTGGCTACAGCGCTGACGCCGTCTTCAATGCCAAACCGGTCACAGTTCCTGCTGCGGCAAAGTCGGCCTCAGCTCCCGTTCCTGCTTACGCTGCTCCAGTTGCCTTCGGCCAGGCTCCCTGGTCCGGCTGA